A single Pseudostreptobacillus hongkongensis DNA region contains:
- the galE gene encoding UDP-glucose 4-epimerase GalE produces MKNVLVVGGAGYIGSHTVKMLKDSGYNVIIYDNLSKGHKEVAEILDVKLIIGDLGDRAKLKEVFETEKIDIVMHFAAFIEVGESVIDPGKYYENNVGKVINLLNQMVESNIKNFVFSSTAATFGEPIHSKIDENHPQNPINPYGHSKKMVEIMLKDFDKAYGLKSVILRYFNACGSDKDGLIGESHSPETHLIPVILETANGKRESIKIFGTDYETKDGTCIRDYIHVYDLAKAHIMAMEKMFKNNVSLEYNLGNGTGFSVREIIDTVKNVTKREFSVVETERRPGDPALLIADPTKLMTDLNWTSSYDLNDIIESAWKWEQNKKY; encoded by the coding sequence ATGAAGAATGTATTAGTTGTTGGTGGTGCTGGTTATATAGGATCACATACAGTTAAAATGTTGAAAGATTCAGGATATAATGTAATAATTTATGATAATTTATCTAAAGGACATAAAGAAGTTGCAGAAATACTTGATGTTAAATTAATAATAGGAGATTTAGGGGACAGAGCTAAATTAAAAGAAGTTTTTGAAACTGAAAAAATTGATATAGTAATGCATTTTGCAGCATTTATAGAAGTTGGAGAATCAGTTATAGATCCAGGTAAATATTATGAAAATAATGTTGGTAAAGTAATAAACTTACTTAATCAAATGGTTGAATCTAATATTAAAAATTTTGTGTTTAGTTCAACAGCAGCAACTTTTGGAGAACCTATACATTCAAAAATAGACGAAAACCATCCTCAAAATCCAATTAATCCTTATGGACATTCTAAAAAGATGGTAGAAATAATGCTTAAAGATTTTGATAAGGCTTATGGTTTAAAATCTGTTATACTAAGATACTTTAATGCGTGTGGTTCAGATAAAGATGGATTAATAGGTGAATCACATAGTCCAGAAACTCATTTAATACCTGTTATTCTTGAAACTGCAAATGGTAAAAGAGAAAGTATTAAAATATTTGGAACAGACTATGAAACAAAAGATGGAACATGTATAAGAGACTATATTCATGTATATGATTTAGCAAAAGCACATATTATGGCTATGGAAAAAATGTTTAAAAATAATGTTTCATTAGAGTATAATCTAGGTAATGGTACTGGTTTTTCTGTTAGAGAAATTATAGATACAGTAAAAAATGTAACAAAACGTGAATTTAGTGTAGTTGAAACAGAAAGACGTCCAGGAGATCCAGCGCTACTTATTGCAGACCCAACAAAACTTATGACAGATTTAAATTGGACATCTAGTTATGATTTAAATGATATTATAGAATCTGCTTGGAAGTGGGAACAAAATAAAAAATATTAA